In a single window of the Streptomyces sp. NBC_00285 genome:
- a CDS encoding transglycosylase SLT domain-containing protein, producing the protein MSVSRIARRIASPKKAITTVAMAAATAGLVLTAAPAQAATTNSSAQAKAIAHKMIPNAAQYNAFSKIVEHESGWDVDATNSSSGAYGLVQALPGSKMASAGSDWKTNAETQIEWGLDYMNSRYGSPTAAWAFWQANGWY; encoded by the coding sequence GTGTCCGTCTCCCGTATCGCCCGCCGCATCGCTTCTCCGAAGAAGGCCATCACCACCGTCGCGATGGCCGCCGCCACCGCCGGTCTGGTACTGACCGCGGCGCCGGCCCAGGCGGCGACCACCAACTCGTCCGCCCAGGCCAAGGCCATCGCGCACAAGATGATCCCGAACGCCGCGCAGTACAACGCGTTCAGCAAGATCGTCGAGCACGAGAGCGGCTGGGACGTCGACGCCACGAACTCCTCCTCCGGCGCCTACGGCCTGGTCCAGGCCCTGCCCGGCTCCAAGATGGCCTCCGCCGGCTCCGACTGGAAGACCAACGCCGAGACCCAGATCGAGTGGGGCCTCGACTACATGAACTCCCGCTACGGCAGCCCGACCGCCGCCTGGGCCTTCTGGCAGGCCAACGGCTGGTACTGA
- a CDS encoding CbiQ family ECF transporter T component codes for MWSLSLGVAATRTTNPLLLTLLIVVSAYVVATCRRPTPWSRSYSAFVRLALAVLLIRLVFTITLGSPVPGTHVLVTLPELPLPDWAQGIRLGGRVTAEALVFALYDGLKLATLLICVGAANALANPHRLLKSLPGALYELGVAVVVALTFAPHLIADVQRLRAARRLRGRPDSGVRGLLQVGLPVLEGALERSVALAAAMDARGYGRTAHVPPRVRRTTTALTVGGLLGVCAGTYGLLTAEGGTYGIPVLVAGLAAALAGLRLGGRRTPRTRYRPDRWNSRSLLVAGSGAAVAAAMFLAGAGDPAALHPGVLPLVAPVLPVRPAAAVLVGLLPAFLAPAAKEPSS; via the coding sequence CTGTGGTCGCTGAGCCTCGGTGTCGCGGCCACCCGTACCACCAACCCCCTCCTGCTGACCCTCCTGATCGTCGTCTCCGCCTATGTGGTGGCGACCTGCCGCCGACCGACCCCCTGGTCCCGCTCCTACTCCGCCTTCGTCAGGCTCGCCCTCGCCGTCCTCCTCATCCGTCTCGTCTTCACGATCACCCTCGGCTCCCCGGTCCCCGGCACCCATGTGCTGGTCACGCTCCCCGAACTCCCGCTCCCCGACTGGGCCCAGGGCATCCGCCTCGGTGGCAGGGTCACCGCGGAAGCCCTCGTGTTCGCCCTCTACGACGGCCTGAAGCTGGCCACCCTCCTCATCTGCGTGGGCGCGGCGAACGCCCTCGCCAACCCCCACCGCCTCCTCAAGTCCCTCCCCGGCGCCCTCTACGAACTCGGCGTCGCGGTGGTGGTGGCGCTCACCTTCGCCCCCCATCTCATCGCCGACGTCCAGCGCCTGCGCGCCGCCCGCCGTCTCCGCGGCCGCCCCGACTCCGGTGTCCGAGGCCTCCTCCAGGTCGGACTCCCGGTCCTGGAGGGCGCGTTGGAGCGCTCGGTCGCCCTCGCCGCGGCCATGGACGCCCGCGGCTACGGCCGTACGGCACACGTCCCGCCCCGAGTGCGCCGTACGACGACCGCCCTCACCGTGGGCGGCCTGCTCGGTGTCTGCGCGGGAACCTACGGCCTCCTCACCGCCGAGGGCGGCACGTACGGCATCCCCGTCCTCGTCGCCGGTCTGGCCGCCGCACTCGCGGGGCTGCGGCTGGGCGGTCGCCGCACTCCGCGCACCCGTTACCGTCCGGACCGCTGGAACTCCCGCTCCCTGCTGGTCGCCGGCTCCGGCGCGGCCGTGGCGGCGGCGATGTTCCTCGCGGGTGCCGGCGATCCGGCGGCCCTGCACCCCGGCGTACTCCCCCTGGTCGCCCCGGTCCTCCCCGTCCGGCCCGCCGCGGCCGTCCTGGTCGGTCTGCTGCCGGCCTTCCTCGCCCCCGCCGCCAAGGAGCCGTCGTCGTGA
- a CDS encoding YoaK family protein: MSEQSSTDAKATGAKAADDPEARGLRLVVVLLGLTVVSGLIDAVSYLGLEHVFTANMTGNVVVLGFAAAGAPGFSVAHTLTSLACFVVGAVVGGRVAVRLGGGSRRTWARLTLAAEAVLLGVSAVAAFAAPGATATVYTLIAVTAFAMGLRNATVRRLGVPDLTTTVLTMTLTGLAADSRAGGGPGTRSPRRTASVIAMVAGAALGAWLVLHHGLGIPLAIAAGLVAVLAVTASGRE; this comes from the coding sequence ATGAGCGAACAGAGCAGCACCGACGCGAAGGCGACCGGCGCGAAGGCAGCCGACGACCCCGAGGCGCGTGGACTGCGCCTGGTGGTCGTGCTGTTGGGGCTGACGGTGGTCAGCGGGCTGATCGACGCGGTCAGCTATCTGGGCCTGGAACACGTCTTCACCGCCAACATGACCGGCAACGTGGTCGTGCTCGGCTTCGCCGCGGCCGGCGCGCCCGGCTTCTCGGTGGCGCACACGCTCACCTCGCTGGCGTGCTTCGTGGTGGGCGCTGTCGTGGGCGGCCGGGTCGCCGTACGGCTCGGCGGCGGCTCCCGCCGGACCTGGGCCCGGCTCACGCTCGCCGCCGAGGCGGTACTCCTGGGTGTCTCGGCCGTGGCCGCGTTCGCCGCGCCCGGCGCCACGGCCACCGTCTACACCCTCATCGCGGTCACCGCCTTCGCCATGGGCCTGCGCAACGCCACGGTCCGCAGGCTCGGTGTCCCTGACCTGACGACGACCGTGCTGACCATGACGCTGACCGGCCTCGCAGCGGATTCCCGTGCGGGCGGCGGACCGGGCACCCGTTCTCCCCGCCGCACGGCGTCCGTGATCGCGATGGTCGCCGGGGCCGCGCTGGGCGCGTGGCTGGTGCTCCACCACGGTCTGGGGATTCCGCTGGCGATCGCGGCGGGGCTGGTGGCAGTGCTGGCGGTGACCGCCTCGGGGCGCGAGTAA
- a CDS encoding SCO2322 family protein: MTRRAVVLSLLTGLFLAAMSPAHAAGYRYWSFWDRTGTTWTYATQGPSTAVPSDGDVQGFRFAVSKDSASAVTPRGTASFGTICANTPALDGHKRLALVLDFGTPADAPPGEVPPSRRTECASVPRDATTAEALAAVAKPLRYGSNALLCAIAGYPEAGCGEQVAQEEAGSGKSRPDGGPSVGLLAGSAAIVALGAAAVWQARRRRRG, translated from the coding sequence GTGACCCGCCGGGCGGTCGTCCTCTCCCTCCTGACGGGCCTGTTCCTCGCCGCCATGAGCCCCGCGCACGCCGCCGGCTACCGCTACTGGTCCTTCTGGGACCGCACGGGCACGACCTGGACGTACGCCACGCAGGGCCCGTCGACGGCGGTCCCCTCGGACGGTGACGTCCAGGGGTTCCGCTTCGCGGTGAGCAAGGACTCGGCGAGCGCGGTCACACCCCGCGGGACGGCGTCGTTCGGGACGATCTGCGCGAACACACCGGCGCTGGACGGCCATAAGCGGCTGGCCCTGGTCCTCGACTTCGGTACGCCGGCGGACGCCCCGCCCGGAGAAGTGCCGCCGTCGCGCCGCACCGAGTGTGCGTCGGTCCCCAGGGACGCCACCACCGCGGAGGCTCTGGCCGCGGTGGCGAAGCCCCTGCGGTACGGCAGCAACGCCCTGCTCTGCGCGATCGCGGGATACCCGGAGGCGGGGTGCGGGGAGCAGGTGGCGCAGGAGGAGGCGGGTTCGGGGAAGAGCAGGCCGGACGGGGGTCCGTCGGTGGGTCTGCTGGCGGGGTCGGCGGCGATCGTCGCGCTGGGAGCGGCAGCGGTGTGGCAGGCGCGGCGGCGTCGACGTGGGTAG
- a CDS encoding prenyltransferase/squalene oxidase repeat-containing protein, whose translation MHVRHSAAVLAATVVIGTATPAVAASPSPSPALPSGLYGSTDPTYDGVWRQSLALIAQHQVDVEPATAAVGWLAGQQCANGAFAAFRADPSKPCDAKLMLDTNSTAATVQALSALGGHDTRTAKAVTWLKSVQNKDGGWGYAPGGASDANSTSVVIGALNASGADPAKVLKDGRSPYDALLKLSLPCADGGAFAYQPDKKGKLTANADATAAAVVGVLGLGMTSAKAGAPADLTCADAAHPTPERAAANGAAYLAKAVAKEGYLQSVLPGAEDQPDYGNTADAVVALAARGGTTAAAGPLRWLERNSAKWAAQSGPAAYAQLILAARACGADPRDFGGTDLVKRLTATGPAPATASRDDSGTSVWWVVGAGLAAGAGIGFLLSSRNERKQP comes from the coding sequence ATGCACGTCCGCCACAGCGCCGCGGTCCTGGCCGCCACCGTCGTGATCGGCACGGCCACGCCCGCCGTCGCCGCCTCCCCGTCCCCGTCTCCCGCGTTGCCCTCCGGGCTGTACGGCAGCACCGACCCCACCTACGACGGGGTCTGGCGCCAGTCCCTCGCCCTGATCGCCCAGCACCAGGTGGACGTGGAGCCCGCCACCGCGGCCGTCGGATGGCTGGCCGGACAGCAGTGCGCGAACGGCGCGTTCGCGGCGTTCCGCGCGGACCCGTCGAAACCCTGCGACGCCAAGCTCATGCTCGACACCAACAGCACGGCCGCCACCGTCCAGGCCTTGTCCGCGCTCGGCGGCCACGACACCAGGACCGCAAAGGCGGTGACCTGGCTGAAGTCCGTCCAGAACAAGGACGGCGGCTGGGGGTACGCGCCCGGCGGTGCCAGCGACGCCAACTCCACGTCCGTGGTGATCGGCGCGCTGAACGCCTCCGGCGCCGACCCCGCCAAGGTCCTCAAGGACGGCAGGTCTCCCTACGACGCCCTGCTGAAGCTGTCCCTGCCGTGCGCCGACGGGGGCGCCTTCGCCTACCAGCCCGACAAGAAGGGCAAGCTCACGGCCAACGCGGACGCCACGGCGGCGGCCGTCGTCGGTGTGCTGGGCCTGGGTATGACGTCGGCGAAGGCCGGTGCGCCGGCCGACCTCACCTGCGCCGACGCGGCCCACCCCACCCCGGAGCGGGCGGCGGCCAACGGCGCGGCGTACCTGGCGAAGGCGGTCGCGAAGGAGGGCTATCTGCAGTCCGTCCTCCCCGGCGCCGAGGACCAGCCCGACTACGGCAACACGGCCGACGCGGTCGTGGCGCTGGCCGCGCGGGGCGGGACGACGGCGGCCGCGGGTCCGCTGCGCTGGCTGGAGCGGAACTCCGCGAAGTGGGCCGCGCAGAGCGGCCCGGCGGCCTACGCCCAGCTGATCCTCGCCGCGCGGGCCTGTGGCGCCGACCCCCGCGACTTCGGCGGCACGGACCTGGTGAAGCGGCTGACCGCGACGGGCCCGGCGCCGGCCACCGCGTCCCGGGACGACTCCGGCACCTCCGTGTGGTGGGTGGTCGGCGCGGGTCTCGCCGCCGGGGCCGGCATCGGCTTCCTCCTCAGCAGCCGCAACGAGAGGAAGCAGCCGTGA
- a CDS encoding alpha/beta hydrolase family protein: MSDETRTSHETRVNRRTRRGLAAAAALLLAGLAAAPVATAAGEQPHRTLRGDLISVTPVADRDAGAVRAFLGGQDVAADSVRYGVRAYRLTYRTVDPYGADTIATGLLTLPKGGAHRLGLVSDTHGTMVDRDYAPSASEDFGRVPSYLNASAGRAVAAPDYLGLGSGPGPHPYMDTASSVTASVDMLRAARTAADRLGRPLTGDVYATGFSQGGQVAMALGKALQQGADPHFRLKALAPVSGPYDLAGQEMPALFDGRVNDVSGVLYIAYWLVAQNRLHPLYEDPSDAFRTPYASRVESLLDGSHEQEDVIRGLAPSVRQLLTPAMYERLRHPSGAVLDAMRAADHTCAWKPDVPVRLYAGDDDTDVPIGNTRACARTLAGQGTRVRVVDQGAVDHFGSAVVSAPQVVRFFDGVRR; the protein is encoded by the coding sequence ATGAGTGATGAGACGCGCACATCCCATGAAACTAGGGTGAACCGCCGGACGCGGAGGGGACTCGCCGCAGCGGCGGCCCTGCTGCTCGCCGGGCTCGCCGCGGCCCCGGTGGCCACAGCCGCCGGCGAGCAGCCGCACCGCACGCTCCGCGGTGACCTCATCTCCGTCACCCCGGTCGCCGACCGGGACGCGGGGGCGGTCCGGGCGTTCCTGGGCGGACAGGACGTCGCCGCCGACTCGGTGCGGTACGGCGTGCGGGCGTACCGGCTGACCTACCGGACCGTCGACCCGTACGGCGCGGACACCATCGCGACAGGGCTGCTGACGCTGCCCAAGGGCGGCGCCCACCGCCTCGGCCTGGTCTCCGACACCCACGGCACGATGGTCGACCGCGACTACGCGCCCTCGGCGAGCGAGGACTTCGGGCGGGTGCCGTCGTATCTGAACGCGAGCGCGGGACGTGCCGTGGCCGCCCCCGACTACCTAGGCCTCGGTAGCGGCCCGGGCCCGCATCCGTACATGGACACCGCCTCGTCCGTGACCGCCTCCGTCGACATGCTGCGCGCCGCCCGTACGGCCGCCGACCGGCTCGGCCGACCGCTCACCGGGGACGTGTATGCGACGGGCTTCTCCCAGGGCGGACAGGTCGCGATGGCGCTCGGAAAGGCGCTGCAGCAGGGCGCCGACCCGCATTTCCGGCTGAAAGCGCTGGCACCGGTCAGCGGGCCGTACGACCTGGCGGGCCAGGAGATGCCCGCACTGTTCGACGGCCGCGTCAACGACGTCAGCGGGGTGCTCTACATCGCGTACTGGCTGGTCGCACAGAACCGCCTGCATCCCCTCTACGAGGACCCGTCCGACGCCTTCCGAACGCCGTACGCGAGCCGTGTGGAGAGCCTTCTCGACGGGAGCCACGAACAGGAGGACGTCATCAGGGGACTCGCGCCCTCGGTGAGGCAGCTGCTCACGCCCGCCATGTACGAGCGTCTGCGGCACCCGTCCGGTGCCGTGCTGGACGCGATGCGCGCCGCCGACCACACCTGTGCCTGGAAGCCGGACGTGCCGGTGCGGCTGTACGCCGGTGACGACGACACCGACGTGCCCATCGGCAACACCCGCGCATGCGCCCGCACCCTCGCCGGTCAGGGAACGAGGGTGCGGGTGGTCGATCAGGGGGCCGTGGACCACTTCGGTTCGGCAGTGGTCTCGGCCCCGCAGGTGGTGCGGTTCTTCGACGGCGTACGGCGGTGA
- a CDS encoding ABC transporter ATP-binding protein codes for MIRFEDVSVTYDGAAQPAVRGVGFEVPEGELVLLVGPSGVGKSTILGAVSGLVPHFTGGTLRGRVTVAGRDTRTHKPRELADVVGTVGQDPLSHFVTDTVEDELAYGMESLGLPPTVMRRRVEETLDLLGLVPLRDRPLATLSGGQQQRVAIGSVLTPHPRVLVLDEPTSALDPAAAEEVLAVLQRLVHDLGTTVLMAEHRLERVIQYADQVALLPAPGEPPLLGTPAEMMAVSPVYPPVVALGRLAGWTPLPLTVRDARRRAGELRERLSGHAPMDSAPAPDNESCAGGAGGSGGAGGSHNKTLRRPTFRKRSASPAPTTSPLAAVHDLSVRRARVQALNRIDLTISSGETIALMGRNGAGKSTLLNTLVGLVEPSAGSVRVGGADPHRATPRDLVRRVGLVPQEPRDLLYADTVAAECRAADTDADAPTGSCRALVDTLLPGVSDDTHPRDLSEGQRLALALAVVLTARPPLLLLDEPTRGLDYSAKARLVGLLRELAATGHAIVLATHDVELAAELAHRVILLAEGEVIADGPAAEVITSSPSFAPQVSKILAPQRWLTVAQVREALA; via the coding sequence GTGATCCGCTTCGAGGATGTCTCCGTGACGTACGACGGTGCGGCCCAACCAGCGGTGCGGGGCGTCGGCTTCGAGGTGCCGGAAGGTGAACTGGTGCTGCTCGTGGGCCCGTCGGGGGTCGGCAAGTCCACGATCCTCGGCGCGGTGAGCGGCCTCGTCCCGCACTTCACCGGCGGCACCCTGCGCGGCCGGGTCACGGTGGCCGGCCGCGACACCCGTACGCACAAGCCCCGCGAACTGGCCGACGTGGTGGGCACGGTGGGCCAGGACCCCCTGTCCCACTTCGTGACGGACACGGTGGAGGACGAACTCGCCTACGGCATGGAGTCGTTGGGTCTGCCGCCGACGGTGATGCGCCGCCGGGTCGAGGAGACCCTTGACCTGCTGGGCCTGGTCCCGCTCCGGGACCGCCCCCTGGCCACCCTCTCCGGCGGCCAGCAACAACGCGTGGCGATCGGCTCGGTCCTCACCCCGCACCCCCGGGTCCTGGTTCTCGACGAACCGACGTCGGCCCTGGACCCCGCGGCGGCCGAGGAGGTCCTGGCGGTCCTCCAACGCCTGGTGCACGACCTGGGCACGACGGTCCTGATGGCCGAGCACCGCCTGGAGCGCGTGATCCAGTACGCCGACCAGGTGGCCCTCCTCCCGGCCCCCGGGGAACCTCCCCTGCTCGGCACCCCGGCCGAGATGATGGCCGTGTCCCCGGTGTACCCGCCGGTGGTGGCGCTGGGCCGGCTGGCGGGCTGGACCCCGCTGCCGTTGACGGTCCGGGACGCGCGGCGGCGGGCGGGGGAACTGCGGGAGCGGCTGTCCGGGCACGCACCTATGGACAGCGCACCCGCACCCGACAACGAAAGTTGCGCGGGCGGTGCGGGTGGTTCAGGTGGTGCGGGTGGGAGCCACAACAAGACGCTCCGACGGCCGACGTTCCGAAAGCGATCCGCCTCACCCGCACCCACCACCTCCCCCCTGGCCGCGGTCCACGACCTCTCCGTCCGCCGCGCCCGCGTCCAGGCCCTGAACCGCATCGACCTCACCATCTCCTCCGGCGAGACCATCGCCCTCATGGGACGCAACGGCGCCGGAAAGTCCACTCTCCTCAACACCCTGGTGGGTCTCGTCGAACCCTCCGCCGGATCGGTCAGGGTCGGTGGAGCGGACCCCCACCGCGCCACCCCCCGCGACCTCGTCCGCCGCGTGGGCCTCGTCCCCCAGGAGCCCCGGGACCTCCTCTATGCCGACACGGTCGCCGCCGAATGCCGGGCCGCCGACACCGACGCCGACGCGCCGACCGGCTCCTGCCGCGCCCTGGTCGACACCCTGCTCCCCGGCGTGAGCGACGACACCCACCCCCGGGACCTCTCCGAAGGGCAGCGGCTCGCCCTCGCCCTCGCGGTGGTCCTGACCGCCCGCCCACCCCTCCTGCTCCTCGACGAACCGACGCGGGGCCTGGACTACTCGGCGAAGGCCCGCCTGGTCGGCCTGCTGAGGGAACTCGCCGCCACCGGCCACGCGATCGTCCTGGCCACCCACGACGTGGAACTGGCCGCCGAGCTCGCCCACCGGGTGATCCTGCTGGCCGAGGGAGAGGTGATCGCCGACGGTCCGGCGGCAGAGGTGATCACGTCCTCCCCCTCCTTCGCCCCTCAGGTCAGCAAGATCCTGGCCCCGCAGCGGTGGCTCACGGTCGCCCAGGTGAGGGAGGCCCTGGCATGA
- a CDS encoding ECF transporter S component has product MTRRPDMTRPSPTPVSPATTRAVRLGPRSLVTLALVSAVGVVAFGWPFLAPPTSQVGTHTQDAPWLFAGLLVLLVAVLAAAIAESGLGPKAVAMLGVLAATGAALRPIGAGTAGIEPMFFLMVLSGRVLGPGFGFALGNVTMFASALLTGGVGPWMPFQMLAMGWFTMGAGLLPGPVRIRGRAEVHLLAAYGFLAAFAYGTAMNMAGWPFMGALASNIAFDPDAGVPANLARFVTYCLATSLGWDLGRALVTVVLTLTLGPVLLRALRRATRRAAFEAPVTFEAPER; this is encoded by the coding sequence ATGACCCGCCGCCCTGACATGACCCGCCCCTCTCCCACGCCCGTCTCCCCCGCCACGACCCGGGCCGTCCGTCTCGGCCCCCGTTCCCTCGTCACCCTCGCCCTGGTCAGCGCCGTGGGGGTCGTGGCCTTCGGCTGGCCCTTCCTGGCCCCGCCCACATCCCAGGTGGGCACCCACACCCAGGACGCCCCGTGGCTCTTCGCGGGCCTGCTCGTCCTCCTCGTCGCGGTTCTCGCCGCGGCGATCGCGGAGTCGGGGCTGGGGCCCAAGGCCGTGGCGATGCTCGGGGTGCTCGCGGCGACCGGCGCCGCGCTCCGGCCGATCGGCGCCGGTACCGCCGGGATCGAGCCGATGTTCTTCCTCATGGTGCTCAGCGGCCGGGTCCTGGGCCCCGGCTTCGGCTTCGCGCTCGGCAACGTCACGATGTTCGCGTCGGCCCTGCTCACGGGCGGGGTCGGCCCGTGGATGCCGTTCCAGATGCTGGCGATGGGCTGGTTCACGATGGGCGCGGGCCTGCTCCCCGGCCCCGTCCGGATCCGGGGCCGCGCCGAGGTCCACCTCCTCGCGGCCTACGGCTTCCTCGCCGCCTTCGCCTACGGCACCGCCATGAACATGGCCGGCTGGCCCTTCATGGGCGCCCTCGCCTCGAACATCGCCTTCGACCCGGACGCCGGCGTCCCCGCGAACCTGGCCCGCTTCGTCACCTACTGCCTGGCCACGTCCCTCGGCTGGGACCTCGGCCGGGCCCTGGTCACCGTCGTCCTGACGCTCACCCTCGGCCCGGTCCTCCTCAGGGCCCTGCGCCGGGCCACCCGCCGCGCGGCCTTCGAGGCCCCGGTCACATTCGAGGCGCCCGAGCGGTGA